In one window of Fictibacillus phosphorivorans DNA:
- a CDS encoding GNAT family N-acetyltransferase has product MIHLTPLTEQEFQEYLAFMISDYANEITNNFNLTLQSAIEESEMMMNDLWKEGLLTEGQYLNNILDSKTHEKVGIVWYGLIPEINQAYVYHIFIDDLHRRKGYGKNTLEMLQSMLKQSGIKSMGLSVFGKNEVAYQLYKKLGYKNTRISMEMVL; this is encoded by the coding sequence ATGATACATTTAACCCCATTAACTGAGCAAGAATTTCAGGAGTATTTGGCATTCATGATTTCAGATTATGCAAATGAGATCACAAATAACTTCAACTTAACTTTACAATCAGCAATAGAAGAGTCAGAAATGATGATGAATGATCTGTGGAAAGAGGGGTTGTTGACAGAAGGTCAGTATTTAAATAACATCTTAGATTCCAAAACCCATGAAAAAGTAGGCATAGTCTGGTATGGATTGATACCGGAGATAAATCAAGCATATGTATATCATATTTTCATAGACGATCTTCATAGAAGAAAAGGATACGGGAAGAACACGTTAGAAATGCTTCAAAGTATGTTGAAGCAATCAGGAATAAAGTCCATGGGGCTAAGTGTTTTTGGAAAGAATGAAGTTGCTTATCAATTGTATAAGAAGCTAGGCTACAAAAACACGAGAATTTCAATGGAAATGGTTCTATAA
- a CDS encoding aldehyde dehydrogenase family protein, with translation MNTDFSNIYINGEWRKGSSDSLMKNTNPFTEEELVTIQAATKEDLDEAYEAARIAQAEWANELPQNKRAVLEKVADVMQENEELILDWIIKESGSTYMKAISEFRASINILKESTTYPYRMEGKILPSQTAGKENRVYRNPLGVIGIISPWNFPFHLAIRSIAPAIATGNAVVIKPATDTPVTGGLIFASIFEAAGLPKGLINVIVGRGSEIGDEIVTHPTPRLISFTGSTEVGRHIGELAGKNLKKSALELGGNNVFIALKEADIDQAVDSALFGKFYHQGQICMAINRIFVHQDIYEEFAETFVQRAKNLKFGDPSKKDTNVGPLINRDQVDRILKDIEASVSQGAKIRVGGNAEGNVLEPTVITDVNNEMPLAKNEIFGPVAILIPFEKDEDVVQMANAYPYGLSGAVHSKNIEHATDMAHEIHTGMIHINDQSVNDEPHMPFGGEKDSGLGRFNGEWVLEEFTTLKWLSVQRTPRNYGPFISQLK, from the coding sequence ATGAACACCGATTTTTCAAATATATATATTAACGGCGAATGGCGAAAAGGAAGCAGCGATAGTTTGATGAAGAACACAAATCCTTTCACGGAAGAAGAGCTTGTTACGATTCAAGCTGCGACGAAAGAAGACTTGGACGAAGCTTATGAAGCGGCAAGAATTGCTCAAGCTGAATGGGCAAATGAACTCCCACAAAACAAGCGAGCTGTTTTAGAAAAAGTAGCTGACGTTATGCAAGAAAATGAAGAGCTTATTCTTGATTGGATTATAAAAGAATCAGGAAGCACGTATATGAAAGCTATCTCAGAATTTCGAGCTTCTATCAATATCTTAAAAGAATCTACAACATACCCTTATCGTATGGAAGGAAAAATTCTTCCTTCACAAACAGCAGGCAAGGAAAACAGAGTGTACCGTAATCCGTTAGGTGTGATCGGAATTATTAGTCCTTGGAATTTCCCTTTCCATCTTGCTATTCGATCCATCGCTCCTGCCATCGCGACTGGAAATGCTGTAGTTATTAAACCAGCTACTGACACCCCTGTTACAGGTGGATTAATCTTTGCGAGTATCTTTGAAGCGGCTGGACTTCCAAAAGGGCTGATCAACGTTATCGTAGGACGGGGTTCAGAAATTGGAGATGAGATCGTCACACATCCAACTCCTCGTCTGATCTCGTTTACAGGTTCAACAGAAGTAGGCAGACATATCGGAGAACTTGCTGGTAAGAACTTAAAGAAATCTGCTCTTGAATTAGGCGGAAATAACGTATTTATTGCGTTAAAAGAAGCAGATATTGATCAAGCAGTAGATTCAGCATTATTTGGAAAGTTTTATCACCAAGGGCAAATTTGTATGGCGATCAATCGAATCTTCGTTCATCAAGACATTTATGAAGAATTTGCAGAAACCTTTGTTCAAAGAGCAAAAAACCTAAAATTTGGCGACCCGTCCAAAAAAGATACGAACGTTGGTCCTTTAATTAACAGAGATCAAGTAGATCGAATTTTAAAGGATATTGAAGCAAGTGTTTCACAAGGTGCGAAGATTCGCGTTGGTGGAAATGCAGAAGGCAATGTATTAGAACCAACCGTAATCACAGATGTGAACAATGAAATGCCACTAGCGAAGAATGAAATCTTTGGACCAGTAGCTATTCTGATCCCGTTTGAAAAAGATGAAGACGTGGTTCAAATGGCAAATGCTTATCCATACGGACTAAGTGGAGCTGTTCATTCTAAGAACATTGAACATGCAACAGATATGGCTCACGAAATTCATACTGGTATGATTCACATTAACGACCAATCTGTTAACGACGAACCTCACATGCCATTTGGAGGAGAAAAAGATTCAGGACTCGGCCGATTTAATGGCGAGTGGGTGTTAGAAGAATTCACTACTCTAAAATGGTTATCAGTACAACGTACGCCAAGAAACTATGGACCTTTCATTAGCCAATTAAAGTAA
- a CDS encoding protein adenylyltransferase SelO encodes MTKETGWNLENSYAELPDKFYSIIDPNPVDGPKLVVLNESVATSLGLNVDLLRQQDGVEVFAGNKLPEGSSSLAQAYAGHQFGYFNMLGDGRALMVGEQITSGGKRCDIQLKGSGRTPYSRGGDGRAALGPMLREYIISEAMHALGVPTTRSLAVVTTGESIMRETALPGAIMTRVASSHLRVGTFEFASKWGTIDELQELADYSLKRHYPEVKFDGNQYLNLLKKVIEQQAYLISKWQLVGFIHGVMNTDNMTISGETIDYGPCAFMDKYDPLTVFSSIDREGRYAFANQPRIAGWNLARYAETLLPLLHEEQEKAVELAQEVLYGFSDLYHANYFRGMRSKLGLYNEEKEDQSLVEELLSLMAHYKADYTNTFRSLTLGEKECSALFETEDFKKWFNKWEERKARQSESKEESMQLMRNNNPAIIPRNHRVEEAIGAAENGDYSVLERLHHVLSMPYDYLPEQEEYTQLPPETEGPYRTFCGT; translated from the coding sequence ATGACAAAAGAAACAGGTTGGAATTTAGAGAATAGTTATGCTGAACTACCAGATAAATTTTACTCAATAATAGATCCTAACCCAGTAGATGGCCCAAAACTAGTTGTGCTCAATGAATCGGTGGCAACTTCTCTGGGATTGAATGTCGATCTTCTTCGCCAACAAGATGGTGTAGAAGTTTTTGCAGGCAATAAGCTTCCAGAAGGTAGCTCTTCTTTAGCTCAAGCTTATGCAGGGCATCAGTTCGGATATTTTAATATGTTGGGTGATGGGCGAGCGTTAATGGTAGGGGAACAAATTACGTCTGGTGGGAAACGTTGTGACATCCAATTAAAAGGATCGGGAAGAACTCCTTATTCAAGAGGAGGAGACGGACGAGCAGCATTAGGTCCGATGCTTCGAGAATATATAATTAGTGAAGCAATGCATGCTTTAGGCGTTCCAACAACTCGAAGTCTTGCGGTTGTTACGACTGGTGAATCGATCATGCGTGAAACAGCTCTTCCAGGTGCTATCATGACACGGGTAGCGTCAAGCCATCTACGGGTAGGAACGTTTGAGTTCGCCTCAAAATGGGGAACAATCGATGAATTACAAGAATTAGCAGATTATAGTTTAAAGCGTCACTATCCTGAGGTGAAGTTTGACGGAAATCAATATTTGAATCTACTCAAAAAAGTGATCGAACAACAAGCTTATTTAATTTCGAAGTGGCAGCTCGTTGGTTTTATCCACGGCGTTATGAACACCGACAACATGACAATTAGCGGAGAAACGATTGATTATGGTCCGTGTGCATTCATGGACAAATACGATCCACTGACTGTTTTTAGTTCAATCGATAGAGAAGGGAGATATGCATTCGCGAATCAGCCTCGAATTGCTGGGTGGAACCTAGCACGATATGCTGAAACACTTTTACCGCTGTTACATGAAGAACAGGAAAAGGCCGTTGAATTGGCACAAGAAGTTCTATATGGTTTTTCTGACCTGTATCATGCCAACTATTTTAGAGGAATGCGGTCAAAGCTTGGTTTATATAATGAAGAGAAAGAAGATCAATCTCTTGTAGAAGAACTTCTTTCACTCATGGCTCATTATAAAGCTGACTATACGAATACATTTCGTTCCTTAACATTAGGTGAAAAAGAGTGTTCTGCACTTTTTGAAACCGAGGACTTTAAGAAGTGGTTTAATAAATGGGAAGAAAGAAAAGCAAGACAGTCAGAGTCGAAAGAAGAATCTATGCAGTTGATGCGAAATAACAATCCAGCGATCATTCCAAGAAATCATAGAGTGGAAGAGGCTATAGGAGCAGCTGAAAACGGTGATTATAGCGTGCTGGAAAGACTTCATCACGTCTTATCTATGCCGTACGATTACCTACCAGAACAAGAAGAATACACACAACTACCACCTGAAACAGAAGGACCGTATCGAACATTTTGTGGTACGTGA
- a CDS encoding alpha/beta fold hydrolase has translation MILHTEAVGTGEPVIFLHTGLQTGNTDFEYQSEYFKHDFKVFKPDLRGHGKSDTNDYSNFFQDSARDLLETMDHFKIEKAHIVGCSLGALVGLIFTKNYPHKVQSLTLSGILPEKPSNWLEAHQKDVEYQSKILESKEVTDYFNSLHGEGWKQFINMGREVDWYPFNETSELTMNLPILFLVGEGNVNETKGAIIYPKLNKQVHVSIIPFAAHLVHSEQPEVYSKILEIFLKKHTIR, from the coding sequence ATGATTTTACATACAGAGGCAGTCGGAACTGGTGAACCAGTCATTTTTCTGCATACAGGTTTGCAAACGGGTAATACAGATTTTGAATATCAAAGTGAATATTTTAAACATGACTTCAAAGTGTTCAAACCTGATTTAAGGGGCCATGGAAAATCAGATACAAATGATTATTCTAATTTCTTTCAAGACTCTGCTCGTGACCTGCTAGAAACCATGGACCATTTTAAAATAGAAAAGGCTCACATAGTGGGTTGTTCTCTAGGTGCTTTAGTGGGTTTGATTTTCACAAAAAATTATCCTCATAAAGTTCAGTCTTTAACCCTTTCTGGTATCCTACCGGAAAAGCCTTCAAACTGGTTAGAAGCACATCAAAAAGACGTAGAATATCAATCGAAAATTTTAGAAAGTAAAGAAGTAACGGACTATTTTAATTCTCTTCATGGTGAGGGTTGGAAGCAGTTTATTAATATGGGTAGAGAGGTAGATTGGTATCCTTTTAACGAAACTAGCGAGTTAACAATGAATCTGCCCATTCTATTTTTAGTTGGAGAAGGAAATGTTAATGAAACAAAAGGAGCAATTATATATCCAAAGCTAAATAAACAAGTTCATGTCTCCATCATACCTTTTGCCGCTCATTTAGTTCATTCAGAACAACCGGAAGTATACTCAAAGATTTTAGAAATCTTCTTAAAAAAACATACAATCAGATAG
- a CDS encoding sensor domain-containing diguanylate cyclase translates to MSIKIQTYLSVSISLIILTTSLFLSIFISDKSSELLEKEIGNSLASSAFQLSHNLDSFMWSRYQELQVLSEQEVLKDPRRINEAQFLIDQLQNKIPSFSWVGITNQKGVIQASTKKLLINQDISARPVFQKATEQPFIGDVHDALLLSKLIPTKDGSPLQLIDISTPLTDKNGVFQGVLAAHLSWEWSKEVEAAILKPIKEQKKDVEVYIISKEDTVLLGHKNDLGKKIKISDLDNKGKKNEWNFVRWPDGKEYVTGYAFGDGYQNYPGLGWTVVIRQSEQAAYASVQYLQTFILVCGIVISLLMAIIGWFITKRVSRPLFDLAISADKLRDGEIVEIPLLRGIKDIEVLSSSFRSLISSLKKTEKQLDKMENMAHTDYLTSMPNRLALLEYMNSVRFDCSNGSYGVLYLDLDGFKSINDSHGHHAGDLLLIEVGKRIIDSLIKKEHFAARLGGDEFVVVLPIQENYLNEITEISQILIDTLNRPFHIQEHSIKIGCSMGSAEWVAQDVSPQTILEYADEALYVSKNTGKNKLSFYSFLKTS, encoded by the coding sequence ATGTCTATCAAAATTCAAACGTATCTGTCCGTGAGCATCTCATTGATCATACTAACCACTTCATTATTTCTTAGTATCTTTATCAGTGATAAATCCAGCGAATTATTAGAAAAAGAAATAGGTAATTCCCTAGCTTCTTCAGCTTTTCAACTATCTCACAACCTTGATTCTTTCATGTGGTCCAGATACCAGGAACTTCAAGTTTTAAGTGAACAGGAAGTTCTGAAAGACCCGAGAAGAATAAATGAAGCACAATTTCTGATCGATCAGCTTCAAAATAAAATCCCCTCCTTCTCTTGGGTTGGAATAACGAATCAAAAGGGAGTCATTCAAGCTTCTACGAAGAAACTTCTTATCAACCAAGATATATCTGCTCGTCCCGTTTTTCAAAAAGCAACTGAACAGCCTTTTATCGGTGATGTACATGATGCCCTTTTGTTATCCAAACTGATTCCAACCAAAGATGGTTCACCTTTACAATTAATTGATATCAGTACCCCATTAACAGATAAAAACGGCGTTTTCCAAGGTGTGTTAGCCGCCCATCTCAGCTGGGAGTGGTCAAAAGAAGTGGAAGCTGCGATTCTAAAGCCCATAAAAGAGCAAAAAAAAGATGTGGAAGTATACATAATCAGTAAAGAAGATACAGTACTTCTAGGTCATAAAAATGATTTAGGAAAAAAAATTAAGATAAGTGATCTCGATAATAAAGGAAAGAAAAACGAGTGGAATTTTGTGCGTTGGCCAGATGGAAAAGAGTATGTAACAGGCTATGCATTTGGCGACGGATATCAGAATTATCCCGGACTAGGCTGGACGGTTGTCATTCGTCAATCAGAACAAGCGGCTTATGCATCTGTTCAATATCTGCAAACGTTTATTTTAGTCTGTGGGATTGTTATTTCTCTACTTATGGCTATTATTGGATGGTTTATCACAAAGAGAGTTTCTCGTCCTCTTTTTGACTTGGCTATCTCTGCTGACAAGCTGAGAGATGGTGAGATTGTAGAGATTCCTTTGTTGCGAGGAATCAAAGATATAGAAGTTCTAAGTTCTTCTTTTAGAAGCTTAATCTCATCATTAAAAAAAACAGAAAAACAGTTAGACAAGATGGAGAACATGGCACATACCGACTATCTGACAAGTATGCCGAATCGGCTAGCTCTTTTAGAGTACATGAATTCAGTTCGCTTTGATTGTTCTAATGGTAGCTATGGGGTGCTTTATTTGGACCTGGACGGTTTTAAATCAATCAATGATTCACACGGACATCATGCGGGAGATCTACTATTAATAGAGGTAGGTAAGCGGATCATTGATTCATTAATAAAGAAGGAACATTTTGCAGCACGTTTAGGTGGAGATGAATTTGTAGTTGTACTTCCCATTCAGGAGAATTATCTGAATGAAATAACCGAGATCTCACAAATCCTTATAGATACACTTAACCGACCTTTTCATATTCAGGAACATTCTATAAAAATTGGGTGTAGCATGGGATCAGCTGAATGGGTAGCTCAGGACGTTTCACCACAAACGATACTTGAATATGCAGATGAGGCATTATACGTTTCAAAGAACACTGGTAAAAATAAGTTGAGTTTTTACTCATTTCTAAAAACATCATAA
- a CDS encoding DinB family protein, with product MLINDKIRQDLFTEVEGLNDENLNRKPSENEWSIKQILEHLYLMEGGIAKNIKHQLQNGKVVNADKKPIEATINREIKVDAPEFAVPTSEFASVEELKMKLAATHQHLLDIENTADEKDLEAKGFPHPIFGDISLKQWIPFVAYHEQRHILQIKEVKEKLSL from the coding sequence ATGCTAATTAATGATAAGATACGCCAAGATCTGTTTACAGAAGTTGAAGGATTAAATGACGAGAATCTAAATCGAAAACCTTCAGAGAATGAGTGGTCTATTAAACAAATTCTAGAACATTTATATTTAATGGAAGGCGGTATTGCTAAAAATATAAAACATCAACTTCAAAATGGCAAAGTGGTAAACGCAGACAAGAAGCCGATTGAAGCAACAATTAACAGAGAAATTAAAGTAGATGCTCCAGAATTTGCAGTGCCAACTTCAGAATTTGCATCTGTTGAAGAGCTAAAGATGAAATTGGCTGCAACTCATCAACACTTACTAGATATCGAGAACACTGCTGATGAAAAGGACTTAGAAGCAAAAGGGTTTCCACATCCAATTTTCGGTGATATTAGTTTGAAACAATGGATTCCATTTGTGGCTTATCATGAACAACGACATATTCTTCAAATTAAAGAAGTGAAAGAAAAGTTAAGCCTCTAA
- a CDS encoding SDR family NAD(P)-dependent oxidoreductase, protein MLLKDKIAVVYGAGGAIGGAVARAFAEEGASVFLAGRSLHSLQIVANDITGAGGVARVTRVDALNQSEIDGHLDRIVQHAGKVDISFNAIGIRRDLQGTPLTKMTQEDFMTPILTGVKTHFLTSTAAAKHMIKQNSGVIITLSASSSALSGRDRTYHLTGGFATACAAIEEYTRSLAGELGSKSIRVVSLRSEAIQETWKPDIPEVKAYLEEGTALGRLPTLKEVADTAVFIASDRASAITGAIINVTCGSIMD, encoded by the coding sequence ATGTTGTTGAAAGACAAAATCGCAGTCGTTTATGGAGCGGGTGGTGCGATAGGTGGTGCTGTTGCCCGCGCTTTTGCTGAAGAAGGAGCTTCTGTATTTTTGGCAGGAAGATCACTCCATTCTCTTCAAATTGTAGCAAATGATATAACAGGTGCTGGAGGAGTAGCGAGAGTGACTAGAGTTGATGCTCTTAATCAAAGTGAAATAGATGGACATCTGGACCGTATCGTACAACATGCGGGGAAAGTCGATATCTCTTTCAACGCTATTGGGATTAGAAGAGATCTTCAAGGAACGCCGCTCACCAAAATGACACAAGAAGATTTTATGACTCCCATTTTGACAGGTGTTAAAACTCATTTTCTCACAAGTACGGCCGCTGCAAAGCATATGATCAAACAGAATTCGGGAGTGATTATAACTCTTTCTGCATCATCATCAGCTTTATCAGGTAGAGACCGCACTTATCATTTAACAGGAGGTTTTGCAACTGCATGTGCAGCCATTGAAGAATATACCCGTAGCTTAGCGGGTGAACTCGGTTCAAAAAGCATTCGTGTCGTATCTCTAAGATCAGAAGCTATACAAGAAACTTGGAAACCAGACATTCCTGAGGTTAAAGCGTATTTGGAGGAAGGAACAGCGCTAGGACGCCTTCCAACATTGAAAGAAGTTGCTGATACAGCGGTGTTTATTGCATCTGATCGAGCGAGTGCCATAACAGGTGCAATTATCAATGTAACGTGTGGTTCAATCATGGACTGA
- a CDS encoding methyl-accepting chemotaxis protein: MLRKSIKLKMLIIFSGLIVLMGIFIGYLSINSTKSLIEETVSKQVLETVKRSADLIEPEKYETILKSGKTDYYWTLRNKLNEQRELNGLAYLYTMKREKTGEKYIYSYVVDGMPKGSKDASDLGEVEKGVDAYPEMKRALDEGITTTDISFTEEYGGMVSIYIPIKSDSGEVIGIIGSDQDVTSVYTAISENQIEMIAIVAGILLVGLIIIYYVTVSITRPIQLLSKKSEQVGKGDLSVIVDMDREDEIGRLASSFNHMLKNLRDIIYSINQMGIKLNETTHFLNVSANETKAASEEIATMMDQVSNDSLTQHVTLQESVNVLEEMTSGVQHIAASASNSSSLSQITLEKATQGNESMQNAISQMKNISTSVNQSSSSIMTLKSHSVEISKIIEIISGIASQTNLLALNAAIEAAHAGDAGKGFAVVAEEVRKLADQSTKSTETISKLIQQIDKDTNQTADEMAVVLKEVNKGMQEMIQTEEVFAVILSSIEGVSSQIQEVSTTTEEMSASSEEVSASAVETAKIAELAAAGTQNVASITARQNEQITKMSESITMLNEMTENLKKMTEKFKM; encoded by the coding sequence ATGTTGAGAAAAAGTATAAAGTTAAAAATGTTGATTATTTTCTCAGGTTTAATTGTTCTAATGGGTATTTTCATCGGGTATCTGTCGATCAATTCCACTAAAAGTTTAATTGAAGAGACGGTTAGCAAACAAGTCCTCGAAACGGTAAAAAGGTCTGCAGACTTAATTGAACCCGAAAAGTATGAAACCATCTTAAAATCAGGAAAAACAGACTATTACTGGACCTTGCGCAACAAACTTAACGAACAGCGAGAGTTGAACGGACTCGCATATCTGTACACGATGAAAAGAGAAAAAACAGGTGAAAAATACATCTATTCTTATGTAGTGGACGGTATGCCAAAAGGATCTAAAGACGCATCAGATCTAGGAGAAGTAGAGAAAGGTGTAGACGCTTATCCAGAAATGAAAAGAGCGCTGGATGAAGGAATAACAACTACCGATATCAGCTTTACAGAAGAATATGGCGGGATGGTCTCCATTTACATTCCAATAAAATCTGATTCTGGTGAAGTGATAGGAATTATAGGATCCGATCAAGACGTAACAAGTGTCTATACAGCCATATCTGAAAATCAAATAGAGATGATTGCCATTGTGGCTGGAATTTTACTAGTTGGATTGATAATTATCTATTATGTGACAGTTTCCATCACTAGACCGATTCAACTGCTTTCTAAAAAATCTGAGCAAGTTGGAAAGGGAGATTTAAGTGTCATTGTTGATATGGATCGAGAAGACGAAATCGGAAGACTCGCTTCATCCTTTAACCATATGCTTAAAAATTTAAGAGACATCATTTACTCTATCAACCAAATGGGAATCAAATTAAATGAAACAACCCATTTTTTAAACGTTAGTGCAAATGAAACAAAAGCAGCGAGTGAAGAAATTGCTACCATGATGGATCAAGTTTCAAATGATTCTCTGACTCAGCACGTAACACTCCAAGAAAGTGTGAATGTTTTAGAAGAAATGACCTCAGGTGTCCAGCACATTGCTGCATCAGCTTCCAATTCTTCAAGCCTATCACAAATAACTTTAGAAAAAGCTACGCAAGGAAATGAATCCATGCAAAATGCCATTAGTCAGATGAAGAATATATCCACTTCTGTCAATCAGTCTTCGTCGTCAATTATGACTTTAAAATCACATTCTGTAGAAATTTCTAAGATTATTGAAATCATATCAGGAATCGCATCCCAAACGAACCTTCTTGCATTAAATGCCGCAATTGAGGCTGCACATGCAGGAGACGCGGGTAAGGGTTTTGCTGTTGTGGCTGAAGAAGTTCGAAAGTTAGCAGACCAATCGACTAAATCCACAGAAACGATAAGCAAGTTGATCCAGCAAATTGATAAGGATACCAATCAAACGGCAGATGAGATGGCAGTTGTCTTAAAGGAAGTAAATAAAGGCATGCAAGAAATGATACAAACTGAAGAAGTATTCGCGGTCATCTTATCCTCCATAGAAGGAGTATCTTCACAGATCCAAGAGGTCTCTACTACGACTGAAGAAATGTCTGCTTCATCTGAGGAAGTCTCTGCATCAGCAGTAGAAACCGCAAAAATTGCTGAATTAGCTGCTGCAGGCACTCAAAATGTAGCCTCCATAACTGCTAGACAAAATGAGCAGATTACAAAAATGTCAGAATCGATCACTATGTTAAATGAGATGACAGAAAACTTAAAGAAAATGACTGAAAAATTTAAGATGTAA